From a single Cherax quadricarinatus isolate ZL_2023a chromosome 45, ASM3850222v1, whole genome shotgun sequence genomic region:
- the lbk gene encoding leucine-rich repeats and immunoglobulin-like domains protein 1, which produces MAAARGLFWLTRMVVVQVVLWQVCHADCPSVCLCLGAIVDCSKSGITRVPANLPSWVEELDLSQNKDLKLSAGVFKNLSKLTTLYLKQMDLERLPPLGWLPSLKALYLSGNNLWTVDEVSLTGMPNLQELDLSKNRLVSLSPKPFTNVSLIRLNLSRNKITRLDVRSFKTLSSLAELKLSHNLLTPDTFNQSAPIFTNQASSGLHQQASLGSSGTCCPSGLLIVVTWAVVWCPISNTRSFSNITVNIMNIIPYCENQDISMQCTTCIRPATFITSWEYILLVLFFHRFLDYNNITTVYAGWLFGLRSLAHLSLSYNQIDSIRPNAWQSTEQLISLDLSHNRLVSLREGTFRGLGSLTTLMLSHNHLAHIEQDSFESTSSLITLDLGHNELRWSVEDNSGAFSKLDNLKTLSLAYNVIETVHVETFVPLVSLASLDLRGNQLRTLPHNPFLGLKHLNSVQLNTSSLVCDCHLLWLPGWLSSITFNASSSITISCNYPPGLRDRPISSLLSTDFSCESSPRPIISQSPKDQIVLHGANVTLTCVAQAGTDGDQPKFMWRKDNQLLVDFEPEIRISVVGGDGEGGTIHNVTSLLHLHNVSDQDSGEYQCFVRNHYGASYSQRANIQVHVFPYFTKTPASVAVRMGEVAKLECVAKGSPTPEISLLKDGGDDFPAARERRIHVFSNETIFFIKPVQPHDEGQYTCKATNAAGTASAHASVTVRQIPEFIKPLQDEVARLGDNALLECLGTGLPTPRITWSKNGKPLIDDGRYVLVENSRYLLIKETQTDDVGTYVCELTNILGTARGNINFSIRDMTNTSTTTGIVIIAVVCCVVLTSLVWVVIIHQTRKRAQTSALGPPSGYPREDGLGRYPPHLPTHHHLPPDLVHTFTPLLATAPETYTIAGQDSGSEHSSEKDSGTGDSAQRSSEDLLPLDLTRPGLRRSMIICADTGTPSILRGVSAGPGEIIGCEEIMGRPRLSTFSPQHLSPGGYSPNLYTASLRRGSNSRRIPVSSPVTPSATLPRGQHLCQTNSCSIQPLVASPSEVSAKHIPQLIPIAVNKHGTNQKDDACSCSPEVIEGDSLVINTSESNTHNLRTSVYSVGDERSKLDLRTENPDEKINNSIPPKQTFACR; this is translated from the exons ATACCTGAAACAGATGGACCTGGAACGACTTCCGCCTCTCGGTTGGCTGCCTTCCCTAAAGGCCCTCTACCT AAGTGGAAACAATCTGTGGACGGTGGACGAGGTGTCGTTGACGGGAATGCCCAACCTACAGGAACTGGACCTCTCCAAGAACCGCCTCgtctctctctcccccaaacccttCACCAACGTCAGTCTCATCAGACT GAACCTGAGTAGAAACAAGATCACACGTCTGGATGTGagatcgttcaagacactgagTTCACTAGCTGAGCTTAAGTTGTCACATAATCTGCTCACCCCTGATACCTTCAACCAATCTGCTCCCATCTTTACCAACCAG gcgtcctctggtcttcatcagcaggcgtctctAGGGTCTTCGGGCACTTGTTGCCCCAGTGGACTGTTGATTGTGGTGACATGGGCTGTAG TATGGTGTCCCATATCCAATACAAGGAGTTTCTCAAATATAACTGTAAACATCATGAATATAATTCCATATTGTGAGAATCAAGATATTTCAATGCAGTGTACTACATGCATTAGACCTGCAACTTTCATTACTTCATGGGAATATATTTTACTTGTCTTATTTTTTCATAGATTTTTGGACTACAACAACATAACAACAGTGTATGCAGGATGGTTGTTTGGCCTGAGGTCACTTGCGCATTTGTCTCTCAGTTACAACCAGATTGACTCCATCCGACCTAATGCTTGGCAGTCTACAGAACAACTGATTTCACT GGACCTTAGTCATAATCGTTTGGTGTCACTGAGGGAAGGAACATTCAGGGGCTTAGGTTCTCTCACGACTCTTATGCTCTCGCACAACCACCTTGCACATATAGAACAGGATTCATTTGAGTCTACCTCCAGTCTTATCACTCT GGATCTTGGCCATAATGAACTACGTTGGAGTGTAGAGGACAATAGTGGAGCATTTAGCAAACTGGATAACCTAAAGACACTGTCACTGGCCTATAATGTTATTGAAACTGTGCATGTTGAAACTTTTGTTCCACTGGTGTCTCTCGCATCTCTTGATCTACGAGGGAATCAGCTTCGTACCCTACCTCATAACCCTTTCTTAGGTCTGAAACACTTAAATTCAGTACAGCTGAACACATCTAGCCTTGTGTGTGATTGTCACCTATTATGGCTGCCAGGATGGTTGTCATCTATCACATTTAATGCCTCCTCCTCTATTACAATCTCTTGCAATTATCCACCTGGCCTTCGAGATCGTCCTATATCATCCCTCTTGAGTACTGATTTCAGCTGTGAGTCATCACCTCGTCCCATAATCAGTCAGTCTCCAAAGGATCAGATTGTGTTGCATGGTGCTAATGTAACACTTACTTGTGTTGCTCAAGCTGGTACAGATGGGGACCAACCAAAGTTCATGTGGAGGAAGGACAATCAGTTGTTGGTTGATTTTGAGCCTGAAATTCGAATCAGTGTGGttggaggtgatggtgaaggtggaacCATACACAATGTAACTTCTTTGCTTCATTTGCATAATGTTTCTGATCAAGACAGTGGTGAATACCAATGCTTTGTACGGAATCACTATGGAGCTAGTTACTCTCAACGTGCTAACATTCAAGTTCACGTTTTTCCTTACTTCACCAAGACACCAGCTAGTGTGGCTGTACGTATGGGAGAGGTGGCCAAACTGGAATGTGTTGCTAAAGGTTCTCCAACTCCTGAAATCTCCCTCTTAAAAGATGGAGGAGATGATTTTCCAGCTGCTAGGGAGCGACGAATTCATGTTTTCTCAAATGAAACTATCTTCTTCATTAAGCCAGTACAACCTCATGATGAGGGTCAATATACATGCAAGGCCACTAATGCAGCAGGTACGGCTTCTGCGCATGCTTCTGTAACAGTACGACAGATACCAGAATTCATCAAACCATTACAAGATGAAGTTGCTCGACTTGGAGATAATGCTCTTCTTGAATGTCTG GGCACTGGGCTTCCCACACCAAGGATAACCTGGAGCAAGAATGGTAAACCCTTAATAGATGATGGTCGCTACGTGTTAGTAGAGAACAGCCGATACCTGTTGATCAAAGAGACTCAAACAGATGATGTTGGAACCTATGTCTGTGAATTGACCAACATTCTAGGCACAGCACGTGGAAATATCAATTTCTCCATAAGAG ATATGACAAATACATCAACAACAACTGGTATTGTAATCATAgcagtggtgtgttgtgtagtatTAACTTCCCTAGTTTGGGTGGTTATCATACACCAGACCAGAAAGCGAGCTCAAACTAGTGCTTTAGGCCCTCCCTCTGGGTACCCAAGGGAAGATGGACTTGGTCGATATCCACCCCACCTGCCTACACACCATCATTTACCACCAGACCTTGTGCACACTTTCACTCCACTTTTAGCCACTGCTCCTGAAACTTATACCATAGCAGGACAGgacagtggatcagaacattccAGTGAGAAAGATTCAGGAACAGGTGATTCTGCACAACGATCCAGTGAAGACTTGCTGCCTTTAGATCTCACTCGTCCAGGTCTCCGCAGATCAATGATCATTTGCGCAGATACTGGAACGCCCTCAATCCTGAGAG GTGTAAGTGCTGGTCCAGGTGAAATAATTGGATGTGAAGAGATCATGGGTCGTCCAAGACTCTCAACCTTTAGTCCACAGCATCTGTCTCCAGGAGGATACAGCCCTAACCTCTATACCGCGAGTCTGAGACGTGGTTCAAATTCTCGTCGGATTCCTGTATCCTCACCTGTGACACCATCTGCAACCCTGCCTCGTGGTCAGCATTTATGCCAGACTAATTCTTGTTCTATACAACCATTAGTAGCATCTCCGTCTGAAGTTTCTGCAAAGCATATTCCACAGCTCATTCCAATTGCTGTAAATAAACATGGGACTAATCAGAAAGATGATGCATGCAGCTGTAGTCCAGAAGTGATTGAAGGAGACTCTTTGGTGATAAATACTAGTGAAAGTAACACACACAACCTAAGAacctcagtgtacagtgttggggaTGAACGAAGTAAACTGGATTTAAGGACAGAGAATCCAGATGAAAAAATTAATAACAGCATTCCTCCAAAGCAAACTTTTGCATGCAGATAA